A genomic region of Magnolia sinica isolate HGM2019 chromosome 6, MsV1, whole genome shotgun sequence contains the following coding sequences:
- the LOC131248123 gene encoding probable purine permease 11 isoform X1, with amino-acid sequence MSTNRSFKKSSNGQGGQYRVGSTSPDSESSIAMAASVAVQNGAHVQSQLHEAQEPNTPKDATSIMQKMPSILRHWQWWFLVILNIFFLLSGQSVATLLGRFYYDKGGNSKWMATLVQTAAFPFLLIPLFLFPSSPSPSTTTPPPSVKMLAFIYISLGLLIAGDNMMYSYGLLYLPVSTYSLICATQLAFNAVFSYFLNSQKFTPFILNSVILLTFSAALLGVRADSEGPNRVSAGKYAVGFLCTLGASATYSLILSLMQLSFQKVLKKETFSVVLEMQMYTSVVATCVCVIGLFASGEWRSLKGEMHGFEKGKTSYVMTLAWTAVGWQVCSVGVVGLIFVVSSLFSNVISTFSLPVVPIFAVIFFHDKMDGVKILAMLLAVWGFISYIYQHYLDDCESKTATDVGEVSYSAA; translated from the exons ATGTCAACGAACAGAAG cTTTAAGAAGTCTAGTAACGGGCAAGGAGGGCAgtatagggtggggtccacaagccCGGATTCTGAATCAAGCATTGCTATGGCTGCTTCAGTCGCCGTGCAGAATGGTGCGCATGTTCAATCCCAATTGCACG AAGCCCAagaaccaaacacacccaaagatGCAACTTCCATTATGCAAAAGATGCCCTCCATACTCAGACACTGGCAATGGTGGTTTTTGGTGATCCTCAacatcttcttccttctctctggCCAATCTGTAGCCACTCTACTTGGAAGATTCTACTATGACAAAGGCGGAAATAGCAAATGGATGGCGACGCTTGTACAAACTGCAGCATTTCCGTTCCTCCTCATCCCTCTCTTCCTCTTCCCTTCCTCACCTTCTCCTTCCACCACCACTCCCCCACCTTCTGTCAAAATGCTCGCATTTATCTACATTTCCCTTGGCCTTCTCATTGCGGGTGACAACATGATGTATTCATATGGGCTCTTATATCTCCCAGTCTCTACATACTCTCTCATTTGTGCGACCCAGCTGGCCTTCAATGCCGTCTTCTCATACTTCCTCAATTCTCAGAAGTTCACCCCGTTCATACTCAATTCTGTCATCCTTCTCACCTTCTCTGCTGCCCTGCTTGGGGTCCGTGCAGATTCTGAGGGCCCCAACCGTGTGTCTGCAGGGAAGTATGCAGTTGGGTTCCTTTGCACGCTGGGCGCGTCTGCCACATACTCCTTAATACTCTCTTTGATGCAGCTTTCATTCCAGAAGGTCCTTAAGAAGGAGACCTTCTCTGTGGTCTTGGAGATGCAAATGTACACATCAGTCGTCGCCACATGTGTGTGCGTGATTGGCCTCTTCGCCAGCGGGGAGTGGAGGAGCCTCAAGGGAGAGATGCATGGGTTTGAGAAGGGGAAAACGTCGTATGTTATGACACTGGCTTGGACGGCTGTGGGATGGCAGGTCTGCTCTGTGGGTGTTGTGGGGTTGATCTTTGTTGTGTCATCTCTCTTCTCAAATGTCATTAGCACCTTTTCGTTGCCCGTCGTTCCTATCTTTGCCGTGATCTTCTTCCATGACAAGATGGATGGGGTGAAGATATTGGCCATGCTGTTGGCTGTTTGGGGCTTTATTTCGTATATATATCAGCATTATCTTGATGATTGCGAGTCCAAGACAGCAACTGATGTTGGTGAAGTTTCTTACTCTGCTGCTTGA
- the LOC131248122 gene encoding ras-related protein RABH1b — translation MAPSVSPLAKYKLVFLGDQSVGKTSIITRFMYDKFDNTYQATIGIDFLSKTMYLEDRTVRLQLWDTAGQERFRSLIPSYIRDSSVAVIVYDVASRQSFLNTSKWIEEVRTERGSDVIIVLVGNKTDLVDKRQVSIEEGEAKGRDLNVMFIETSAKAGFNIKALFRKIAAALPGMETLSSTKQEDMVDVNLKATSSNASQSQQQTGGCSC, via the exons ATGGCTCCTTCGGTTTCTCCTCTGGCGAAATACAAGCTGGTTTTCTTGGGCGATCAGTCCGTCGGAAAAACCAGCATCATCACTCGTTTCATGTACGACAAGTTCGACAACACCTATCAG GCTACAATTGGCATTGATTTTCTATCAAAGACCATGTATCTTGAGGATCGGACTGTTCGATTGCAACTCTG GGACACAGCTGGACAGGAGAGATTCAGGAGCCTCATTCCAAGCTACATTAGGGACTCCTCTGTTGCAGTCATCGTCTACGATGTTGCAA GCCGTCAATCTTTCCTAAACACTTCGAAGTGGATTGAAGAGGTTCGCACCGAGCGTGGCAGTGACGTCATCATCGTTCTTGTTGGGAACAAAACCGACCTTGTGGACAAAAG GCAAGTCTCAATAGAGGAGGGAGAAGCCAAAGGCCGTGATCTCAACGTCATGTTCATCGAGACAAGTGCCAAAGCAGGCTTCAATATTAAG GCACTCTTTCGGAAGATTGCCGCGGCACTGCCAGGAATGGAGACTCTTTCCTCAACAAAGCAAGAAGACATGGTTGACGTCAATCTGAAGGCAACCAGTTCAAATGCATCTCAGTCACAGCAACAGACGGGAGGTTGCTCATGTTAA
- the LOC131248123 gene encoding probable purine permease 11 isoform X2, with translation MQKMPSILRHWQWWFLVILNIFFLLSGQSVATLLGRFYYDKGGNSKWMATLVQTAAFPFLLIPLFLFPSSPSPSTTTPPPSVKMLAFIYISLGLLIAGDNMMYSYGLLYLPVSTYSLICATQLAFNAVFSYFLNSQKFTPFILNSVILLTFSAALLGVRADSEGPNRVSAGKYAVGFLCTLGASATYSLILSLMQLSFQKVLKKETFSVVLEMQMYTSVVATCVCVIGLFASGEWRSLKGEMHGFEKGKTSYVMTLAWTAVGWQVCSVGVVGLIFVVSSLFSNVISTFSLPVVPIFAVIFFHDKMDGVKILAMLLAVWGFISYIYQHYLDDCESKTATDVGEVSYSAA, from the coding sequence ATGCAAAAGATGCCCTCCATACTCAGACACTGGCAATGGTGGTTTTTGGTGATCCTCAacatcttcttccttctctctggCCAATCTGTAGCCACTCTACTTGGAAGATTCTACTATGACAAAGGCGGAAATAGCAAATGGATGGCGACGCTTGTACAAACTGCAGCATTTCCGTTCCTCCTCATCCCTCTCTTCCTCTTCCCTTCCTCACCTTCTCCTTCCACCACCACTCCCCCACCTTCTGTCAAAATGCTCGCATTTATCTACATTTCCCTTGGCCTTCTCATTGCGGGTGACAACATGATGTATTCATATGGGCTCTTATATCTCCCAGTCTCTACATACTCTCTCATTTGTGCGACCCAGCTGGCCTTCAATGCCGTCTTCTCATACTTCCTCAATTCTCAGAAGTTCACCCCGTTCATACTCAATTCTGTCATCCTTCTCACCTTCTCTGCTGCCCTGCTTGGGGTCCGTGCAGATTCTGAGGGCCCCAACCGTGTGTCTGCAGGGAAGTATGCAGTTGGGTTCCTTTGCACGCTGGGCGCGTCTGCCACATACTCCTTAATACTCTCTTTGATGCAGCTTTCATTCCAGAAGGTCCTTAAGAAGGAGACCTTCTCTGTGGTCTTGGAGATGCAAATGTACACATCAGTCGTCGCCACATGTGTGTGCGTGATTGGCCTCTTCGCCAGCGGGGAGTGGAGGAGCCTCAAGGGAGAGATGCATGGGTTTGAGAAGGGGAAAACGTCGTATGTTATGACACTGGCTTGGACGGCTGTGGGATGGCAGGTCTGCTCTGTGGGTGTTGTGGGGTTGATCTTTGTTGTGTCATCTCTCTTCTCAAATGTCATTAGCACCTTTTCGTTGCCCGTCGTTCCTATCTTTGCCGTGATCTTCTTCCATGACAAGATGGATGGGGTGAAGATATTGGCCATGCTGTTGGCTGTTTGGGGCTTTATTTCGTATATATATCAGCATTATCTTGATGATTGCGAGTCCAAGACAGCAACTGATGTTGGTGAAGTTTCTTACTCTGCTGCTTGA